In Methanosarcina barkeri MS, a single window of DNA contains:
- a CDS encoding DUF1890 domain-containing protein produces MTGAKVLLMMGCPEVPIQTSIVLYLSHKLTKLGFDVTVAGTTAASKLLKVSDSDGYYVKKLVDLDKTIVDIIEKITDFDMCFAFMHNDAGMTYATTMSSISQARMYSVVFGRNAEALAETIEFDCEKIVAQDVHNPVRLKNKLDKVMGEIVI; encoded by the coding sequence ATGACCGGCGCAAAAGTGCTCCTCATGATGGGATGTCCAGAGGTTCCGATTCAAACCAGTATTGTATTATATCTTTCCCATAAGCTTACCAAGCTGGGATTTGATGTAACCGTTGCCGGGACAACTGCCGCAAGCAAGCTTTTGAAAGTTTCCGATTCCGACGGTTATTATGTAAAAAAGCTGGTAGATCTTGACAAAACCATAGTAGATATTATTGAAAAAATAACGGATTTCGATATGTGCTTCGCCTTTATGCATAACGATGCCGGAATGACTTATGCAACGACTATGAGCTCCATTTCTCAGGCCAGAATGTATTCTGTAGTCTTTGGCAGGAACGCTGAGGCTCTGGCTGAAACTATAGAGTTCGATTGTGAAAAGATTGTCGCACAGGATGTTCACAATCCTGTTCGTCTCAAAAACAAGCTGGATAAGGTGATGGGGGAGATCGTTATATGA
- a CDS encoding DUF1894 domain-containing protein — MSCIEQMKYTIHLQRISFKEAREYIEKNSDEVYYVSPGYKIFKNYYIIGIPPIAMGAKGNALIFPYTKPCHGSFVLSIDNEDSIKEINRLRETGEKKATTSAKKSKPAKSSRAPLTSYEDMWKK, encoded by the coding sequence ATGAGCTGTATTGAGCAAATGAAGTATACAATCCATTTGCAAAGGATAAGCTTCAAGGAGGCAAGAGAGTATATTGAAAAAAATTCGGACGAAGTTTACTACGTATCTCCTGGATATAAAATCTTCAAAAATTACTATATAATAGGAATACCACCCATTGCAATGGGGGCAAAAGGCAATGCTCTCATTTTCCCATATACAAAGCCCTGCCATGGAAGCTTTGTCCTGAGCATAGACAATGAGGACAGCATAAAAGAGATTAATCGGCTCAGGGAGACGGGAGAAAAAAAGGCAACGACTTCAGCGAAGAAAAGTAAACCTGCTAAAAGTTCTAGGGCACCTTTAACTAGCTATGAGGACATGTGGAAAAAATAA
- a CDS encoding archaetidylserine synthase, with protein MNVFQMLRLPDLVSLLNLICGISSIAVAAQATVQTATSQTAAQNGFVLALILLLIAAIADGADGYIARRFKGGELGEQLDSLADAVSFGVAPALLIYLQFGKINPLVGDPDPLVAVFPVFYAICGVLRLARFNSMAPSKTGFEGLPITAGCVMLVTYMLLSEDFVKIDFLLALTLCLSILMVSSVNYPKIKNVRVLAFIASIFGITMLLYLYNIEYMRIFSILPFILMLMYIFSPFFKIPVLSNLGSKEYRNKELRIGKEKQ; from the coding sequence ATGAACGTATTTCAAATGTTAAGACTCCCGGACCTGGTCTCTCTTTTGAACCTTATCTGCGGAATCAGCTCAATTGCAGTAGCTGCTCAGGCTACAGTCCAGACTGCCACATCTCAAACGGCTGCTCAGAATGGATTTGTTCTGGCTTTGATCTTACTTCTTATCGCAGCAATTGCAGATGGAGCGGATGGGTACATTGCCAGGCGATTTAAAGGAGGAGAACTCGGGGAACAACTTGATTCCCTGGCAGATGCAGTTTCTTTTGGGGTGGCTCCTGCTCTTCTTATATACTTGCAGTTTGGGAAAATAAACCCTCTCGTAGGAGATCCAGACCCTCTTGTTGCGGTATTTCCGGTTTTCTACGCTATCTGTGGTGTGCTCAGGCTCGCACGTTTCAATTCTATGGCTCCTAGTAAAACTGGATTTGAGGGCCTTCCCATAACTGCAGGCTGCGTTATGCTTGTTACATATATGTTGTTAAGCGAAGACTTTGTCAAGATAGACTTCCTTCTAGCACTTACCCTTTGTCTCTCTATTCTTATGGTGAGTTCGGTAAATTATCCGAAGATCAAGAATGTCAGGGTTCTCGCTTTTATAGCTTCCATTTTTGGGATAACTATGCTTCTCTACCTGTATAATATCGAATATATGCGAATTTTCTCGATTCTGCCTTTTATTCTGATGTTGATGTACATCTTTTCTCCTTTTTTCAAGATCCCTGTATTAAGCAACCTGGGTAGTAAGGAATATCGAAATAAAGAACTGAGAATCGGGAAAGAAAAACAGTAA
- a CDS encoding dihydroneopterin aldolase family protein, whose amino-acid sequence MNSKKEVICLVQEKVTDRDNAIFEAGIKLGALYHQFTGSPVNLNTVSSLEQAIQKSISVQPYVEEISVKIDRDMLKSKLNDEFGYSELQGPMLKVKITVRYGPSRIKVGMEYDPELNYPLMKILEIEEIHV is encoded by the coding sequence ATGAATTCCAAAAAGGAAGTGATTTGTTTGGTCCAAGAAAAAGTAACTGACAGAGATAACGCAATCTTTGAGGCAGGAATAAAACTCGGAGCCCTTTACCACCAATTTACGGGCTCTCCTGTAAATTTAAATACTGTTTCAAGTCTTGAGCAGGCTATCCAGAAAAGTATTTCAGTTCAGCCCTACGTGGAAGAAATTTCCGTAAAAATCGACAGAGATATGTTGAAAAGCAAGCTGAATGACGAATTCGGTTATTCTGAACTTCAGGGGCCTATGCTTAAAGTAAAAATCACTGTAAGATACGGCCCCTCAAGGATAAAAGTCGGAATGGAATATGACCCTGAATTGAATTACCCGTTGATGAAAATTCTAGAAATCGAAGAGATACATGTTTGA
- the hisC gene encoding histidinol-phosphate transaminase, whose product MFLSRPELIKKEIFDIAEYVPGKSIEEIASAYGLGPASIIKLGSNENPLGPSPRAVQALMDTAPFANIYPSADAIELREALAKYTGFPVSNLIASGPGMDGLLDGLCRLVIEKGDEVIVPTPTFAYYELPARACGGKPVFVRRSQDFSIDPEKLLEAASSKTKIIFLCSPNNPSGNLLPEKDLRKVLENTRALVFVDEAYVEFADRNLAELVREYDNLVVGRTFSKVFGLAGLRLGYGIMPEWLAKEYIRAATPFSVSLPALKAGIAALSDVEHRKKSVEIAREGRKYLKERIPFKVYPSQANFVLVDVAPLKSKAVTQSLMKKGIIVRSCDSFRDAGDTLIRVTAGTLKQNEKVVRAFETAKKEV is encoded by the coding sequence ATGTTCTTGAGCAGGCCTGAACTGATAAAAAAAGAAATCTTTGATATTGCAGAGTACGTTCCAGGGAAATCAATTGAAGAAATCGCTTCTGCCTATGGACTTGGCCCGGCTTCAATTATCAAACTCGGCTCAAACGAAAACCCACTAGGGCCTTCTCCAAGAGCTGTTCAGGCCCTGATGGACACCGCTCCATTCGCAAACATTTACCCCTCAGCAGACGCGATTGAACTCAGGGAGGCACTCGCGAAATACACAGGCTTTCCGGTTTCAAACCTCATAGCCTCAGGGCCAGGAATGGACGGGTTACTTGACGGGCTTTGCAGGCTGGTTATCGAAAAAGGGGACGAAGTCATTGTCCCTACTCCTACTTTTGCCTATTACGAACTTCCGGCACGTGCATGCGGAGGAAAGCCTGTCTTTGTCAGGAGAAGCCAGGACTTCTCAATAGATCCTGAAAAGCTTCTGGAAGCCGCATCCAGCAAGACAAAGATAATCTTCCTCTGTTCCCCCAATAACCCCTCAGGCAATCTCCTTCCCGAAAAGGATCTTAGGAAAGTCCTTGAAAATACAAGGGCTCTTGTGTTCGTTGACGAGGCATACGTCGAGTTTGCAGACAGGAACCTTGCAGAACTTGTAAGAGAATACGATAATCTTGTTGTGGGCAGAACCTTTTCCAAGGTATTTGGGCTCGCAGGCTTGCGCCTGGGCTATGGGATTATGCCCGAATGGCTGGCAAAAGAGTATATAAGAGCAGCAACTCCGTTTTCAGTAAGTCTTCCAGCGTTAAAAGCAGGAATAGCTGCCCTTTCAGACGTTGAACACCGCAAAAAAAGCGTAGAAATCGCAAGAGAAGGCAGGAAATACCTGAAAGAAAGAATTCCTTTTAAGGTCTATCCTTCCCAGGCAAACTTCGTACTTGTGGACGTTGCCCCTTTAAAATCAAAAGCCGTTACACAGAGTCTCATGAAAAAGGGAATTATTGTACGTTCCTGTGACTCTTTCAGGGATGCTGGAGATACACTTATAAGAGTAACAGCCGGTACTCTGAAACAGAATGAAAAAGTTGTCAGGGCTTTTGAAACTGCAAAGAAAGAGGTTTAA
- a CDS encoding PUA domain-containing protein → MNNGTERLARVRTIADYQFGKGIGKELFPDDSTFQLSRTKRVRQVLHSGKRMATARAKDGFFTLSIEGASIVHRLLPGKKLRVVISEEAAPFVEKGKTAFIKHVVEIDPELRAGEEVLVTDETDKLLATGQLLLSPAEILVLNSGAAVDVRAGVASKKGK, encoded by the coding sequence ATGAATAATGGCACCGAAAGACTTGCTAGAGTTCGCACGATAGCAGACTATCAGTTTGGGAAAGGCATTGGAAAAGAACTTTTTCCGGATGACTCAACGTTCCAGTTATCCAGGACAAAAAGAGTACGTCAGGTCTTACATTCTGGAAAACGTATGGCTACAGCAAGAGCAAAGGATGGGTTTTTTACCCTCAGTATTGAAGGAGCTTCCATTGTCCACAGGCTTTTGCCAGGAAAGAAGCTCAGGGTCGTTATCTCAGAAGAAGCCGCTCCTTTTGTGGAGAAAGGTAAAACCGCTTTTATAAAACACGTAGTTGAAATTGATCCTGAATTGAGGGCCGGAGAAGAAGTACTTGTCACAGATGAGACTGACAAGCTGCTTGCAACAGGACAACTGCTTCTGTCTCCTGCAGAGATCCTGGTTCTTAACAGTGGGGCAGCTGTGGATGTAAGAGCAGGAGTGGCTTCGAAAAAAGGAAAGTGA
- a CDS encoding phosphatidylserine decarboxylase, with protein sequence MLAKGSEPWLFTAVSITALFAILSRAINSSHLNHVAYMAMALTFFMVLFFRDPERKVEVSDTYMVSPADGTVIDIRDRKICIFMFLQNVHVNRAPISGKIREITYKKGGYLPAFCKDSERNERNEFIIHSKYGDVSVMQIAGTIARRIVSYSRVDDNIEQGQRIGMIRLGSRVDVTIPNNFEIIVRKGERVLAGKTIIATIKNDRDF encoded by the coding sequence ATGCTTGCAAAAGGTTCGGAACCCTGGCTTTTTACAGCTGTGTCTATTACTGCATTGTTTGCAATACTCTCCAGAGCAATAAACAGCTCTCATTTAAACCACGTTGCTTACATGGCAATGGCACTGACTTTCTTTATGGTTCTTTTTTTCAGAGACCCCGAAAGAAAGGTTGAAGTTTCGGACACTTATATGGTTTCCCCGGCCGATGGCACTGTTATAGACATTCGAGACCGGAAAATCTGTATTTTCATGTTTCTCCAGAATGTACATGTAAATAGAGCTCCTATTTCGGGAAAGATCAGAGAAATAACTTACAAGAAAGGTGGATATCTTCCCGCTTTCTGTAAAGATTCTGAAAGAAACGAAAGAAACGAGTTTATTATCCACAGTAAGTATGGGGATGTTAGTGTCATGCAGATTGCAGGCACAATTGCCAGGCGAATAGTCTCTTATTCTCGAGTAGATGATAACATCGAGCAGGGACAGCGCATTGGGATGATTCGCCTTGGATCCAGAGTTGACGTAACAATCCCCAATAACTTTGAGATTATAGTACGGAAAGGAGAGCGGGTACTTGCAGGCAAGACCATTATAGCAACAATAAAAAATGACAGGGACTTTTGA
- a CDS encoding acetylornithine transaminase has translation MQTYGRQPLVLSEGKGAVVRDIYGKEYIDCVAGIAVNNVGHCHPAVVRAIQAQAEKLLHVSNLYYTEIQAELAEALVSVTGMERVFFCNSGTEAVEASMKLARMASGKSAFIAAEHSFHGRTIGALSVTHKSMYRDPFMPPVSSETTFVPYSDADAIRKAISENTAAVILEPIQGEGGVNIPDPGYLKEVREICDETGTFLIFDEVQTGFGRTGTWFCKDQFGVEPDIMSMAKAIGGGFPMGAIAARDGLSFGRGQHASTFGGGPLACAAALASIEAIREEGLLKRSKENGAYFMGKLRNMEREDVVEVRGKGLMIGVEINHPCSDFVDFAREHGVLVNCTSDSVLRLVPPLVITKEQIDKVVDVLEQA, from the coding sequence ATGCAGACTTATGGGCGTCAGCCCCTTGTACTTTCAGAAGGAAAGGGAGCGGTTGTCCGGGATATTTACGGAAAAGAGTATATTGACTGTGTAGCAGGAATTGCAGTAAACAATGTTGGGCACTGCCACCCAGCTGTTGTCAGGGCAATCCAGGCCCAGGCTGAGAAGCTGTTGCACGTTTCTAACCTGTATTACACTGAGATTCAGGCTGAACTTGCGGAAGCCCTGGTTTCGGTTACAGGAATGGAACGCGTTTTTTTCTGTAATTCAGGGACAGAAGCCGTAGAGGCTTCGATGAAACTGGCCCGTATGGCTTCCGGAAAAAGTGCCTTTATAGCTGCTGAACACTCCTTCCACGGAAGGACTATAGGGGCACTCAGCGTAACCCACAAGAGCATGTACAGGGACCCTTTCATGCCGCCTGTGAGTTCCGAGACTACTTTTGTCCCGTACTCCGATGCTGATGCTATCAGGAAGGCTATTTCAGAAAACACGGCAGCCGTGATCCTTGAGCCCATTCAGGGAGAAGGCGGAGTTAATATCCCGGATCCCGGATACCTTAAAGAAGTCAGGGAAATCTGTGATGAAACCGGAACTTTCCTTATCTTTGATGAAGTGCAAACAGGATTTGGAAGGACAGGTACATGGTTCTGTAAAGATCAGTTCGGCGTAGAACCAGATATCATGAGCATGGCAAAAGCAATTGGAGGAGGCTTTCCAATGGGTGCTATTGCGGCAAGAGACGGACTAAGCTTTGGGCGCGGACAGCATGCTTCTACCTTCGGAGGCGGGCCGCTTGCCTGTGCAGCTGCACTCGCTTCAATAGAGGCAATCAGGGAAGAAGGACTCCTTAAGCGCTCAAAAGAAAACGGGGCTTATTTCATGGGAAAGCTCAGGAATATGGAAAGGGAAGATGTTGTAGAAGTCCGTGGAAAAGGGCTCATGATAGGAGTCGAGATAAACCATCCCTGCAGTGATTTCGTGGACTTTGCAAGGGAACATGGAGTGCTTGTAAATTGCACATCGGACTCAGTGCTCCGTCTGGTTCCCCCACTTGTGATTACAAAAGAACAGATAGATAAGGTAGTTGATGTTCTTGAGCAGGCCTGA
- a CDS encoding DUF1894 domain-containing protein, with product MVCLSEYDYEVLLKNTTIKECESFIIKNSEEVYLVPGGYKVRELMLMGTAAPVGFSGNDIIFQFTKPCFGLFVVKLKNETEEIERLRSQYKKDENIKKIK from the coding sequence ATGGTATGTTTAAGCGAATATGACTATGAGGTTCTTCTAAAGAACACAACTATTAAAGAATGTGAAAGTTTTATCATCAAAAATTCGGAAGAGGTATACCTTGTACCTGGTGGATACAAAGTAAGAGAACTCATGCTCATGGGTACAGCTGCCCCTGTTGGTTTTTCAGGAAACGATATTATATTTCAGTTCACAAAGCCCTGCTTCGGCTTATTTGTGGTCAAACTGAAAAACGAAACCGAAGAAATAGAGAGACTTAGGAGCCAGTACAAAAAAGATGAAAATATAAAAAAGATTAAATGA